The genomic DNA GCTCGGCGGCGGGCCCGTCCCCGAGCGAGGCCGCGTTGAGCCGCAGCACGGTGAGGGGGGTGCGGAGGCGGTGCGACAGGTCGGCCGCCAACTCCCTTTCGTTCGCCAGCAGTTGTACGACCTGGTCGGCCATGGAGTTGAACGCCACTGCCGCCAGCCGTAGTTCGGTCGGCCCCTCCTCGGGCACCCGTGCGCCCAGCTTCCCCTCCCCCAGTTCCTGCGCGCCCTCGACGAGGCGCTGCGCGGGCTGCACCATCCGTACGCCCAGCCGGTCGGCGACCGCGACGGACCCGACGATCAGCGCGAGGCCGACCCCGGCGAGCACCGCCCAGGCCGTGCCGACGCCGTTGCTGACCTCGGACTCCGGGACGTACACCTCGACGACGGATATCTCGCCGGAGCTGAGCGCGACAGGCTGCAACAGGACGGAGCCGCCGGGCACTTCGGTGGTGGAGGCGCGGCCCAGCTTCCGTATGGTCGCGATGTCCTTGTCTGCGGCGCGCTGCCTGCCGATGTCGAGGGCGGCCTTCCCCTCCCCCGCCGGTATGTGGACGGCCATCCCGGAGTCCGCACCGGCCGAGGCGACGACCTTTTCCAACTGGTCCCGGTCGGTGGTGATGGAGAGCGCGGGGGCGACGGCGGCGGCCTCCCGCTCGGCGTTCGAGAAGGCGCGGTCGCGGGCCATCTCCTTGATGACGAGCCCGAGCGGCACCGCGAAGGCGACGACGACCATGGCCGCGATCGCCAGACAGACCCTGACCAGTGCCCACCTCATCGCTGCGACTCCGCTCCCGGTGGCTCCAGCTTCACGCCGACACCCCGCAGGGTGTGCAGATAGCGCGGCCGGGCCGCCGTCTCCCCCAACTTCCGGCGCAGCCAGGACAGATGGACGTCGATGGTCTGGTCGTCGCCGTAGGACTGCTGCCACACCTCGGCGAGGAGTTCCTTGCGCGGGACGACGACTCCGGGCCTTCCGGCGAGGAAGGCGAGGAGGTCGAACTCGCGGCGGGTCAGGTCGAGTCGGACGCCGTCGAGGTCGGCCTGGCGGCGCAGCGGATCGACCGTGAGGCCGCCGACGCGGAGGACCGTGGACGGGGGTGCCTCGCCGGTGGCGGCACGGGAGCGTCGGAGGACCGCGGACATGCGGGCGGAGAGATGGTCGACCGAGAAGGGCTTGGTGAGGTAGTCGTCCGCGCCCGCGTTCAGCAGCCGGACGATCTCCGTCTCGTCGTCCCGCGCGGTGGCGATGATCACGGGGACGTCCGTGATCCCGCGCAGCATCTTCAGGGCCTCGGACCCGTCCAGGTCGGGCAGTCCGAGGTCCAGGATGACCACGTCGAAACGGAAATGGGCGACCTCGCGCAGCGCCTCAAGTGCCGTACCGACACTGCGCACCGTGTGTGCGGCGTCGGTCAGATGCCGGATGAGGGCCGAGCGTACGAACTGGTCGTCCTCGACCACGAGCACACTTGCCATGCGCCGCACCGTACGCCATGCGGGCGACCCGCATCCGGGCCTGTGGACAACTCCCGCCTGTGGACAAAGCCATGGCCAACGGTGGGACACCCGTGGGGCGCGTGAGGCAGTATGGCCGCGATGCCCAGAGGACTCGTCAACGGATTCATCCACGTGCTGGCCTGGTCGCTCGCCACCGGCGCGGCGGTCACGCTGTCCTGGTGGGGCGTCCACACGGTCATGACGGGCACGGCCTACGACCCGCCGCGCGCCCTGCCCATCACGGCGGCCGGCGCGAGCGCGCAGGAGGCGACGCCGCCGGCCGAGCCTTCGGTGCGGGCGGAGTCGTCGCCGAGCCCGACCAGCACCCCGACACCGACCCGCACCCCGAATCCGACCCCCGCGGAGACGGCGACCGCGAGCCCGGCCCCCTCCGCCTCCGTCTCCACCTCCGGCCAGGTCAAGAGCTACGACACCGACGGCGGGCGGGTGGTGCTCGAACTCGACTTCACGCCGGCCTATGTGACGCTCGTGTCGGCGACGCCGGGTACGGGCTGGTCGATGCAGGTGTGGAAGACGCCGTCCTGGCTCCGGGTGGAGTTCACCAAGGGCACGGGCAAGGTGTCGGTGATCTGCACCTGGCACGACGGGGCGCCGCGGGTGGATGTGGGCAACTACTAGACGGGCGTGGCCTTCAGCGGAACACCGACGGGGGCGGTGCCGGTGAGGCGACCGCGGCAGCGTCCGTCACGGGTACGGCGCCGCCGGTGAAGTCGGTGAGTTCGCGGCCGTGTTGGAGCCGGCCGGGGTGCGGGTCGGAGGCGGCACGCCGGGTCAGTTCGGCGAGCGGCAGGGGGTGGTCGGAGGCGACGAGCACGGCGTTGCCGAACCGCTTGCCGCGCAGCACGGTCGGGTCGGCGATCAGCGCGCGTTCCGCGAACCGGGCGGCCACGGTGGCGATTTGGCCGCGCAGGTGGGCGAGCGGGGGCCCGTCGGCGAGGTTGGCGGCGTAGATCCCACCGGGTTTGAGGGCCCGGCGCACTTCGTCGAGGAACTCGGTGGAGGTGAGGTGAGCGGGCGTACGGGCCCCGCTGAACACATCCGCGACCACGAGATCGGCCCACCCTTCGGGCACCTTCGCGAGCCCCGCACGGGCATCGACGGACCGCACCCGGATCCGCGCGTTCGGGTCCAACGGCAGCTCCCGCCGGACCAGTTGGACGAGCGCCGCGTCGAACTCGACGACCTGCTGGGTGGAACGGGGACGGGTGGCGGCGACATACCGGGCGAGTGTGAGGGCACCCCCACCGAGGTGCACGGCCTGGATCGGCTTCCCGGCGGGCGCGGCGAGGTCGATGACGTGCCCGAGCCGCCGCTGGTACTCGAAGGACAGATACGCCGGGTCGTCGAGATCGACGTACGACTGCGGCGCCCCGTCGATCAGCAGCGTCCAGGCACGCGCGCGTTCCCGATCGGGTATCAACTCGGCGAGCCCACCGTCGACGGCCTCGACGACGGCTTCGGCGGTGCCGGCGGCTCGCCGGGGGGTCCTGGACTTTCCCATGGGGCCATTATCGGGGGCCCTGGGCGGTACGGCGCGCCCGGCGCCGACGAGTGCCGGTCACCGACAGCCGTCCGCCGCCTCGATCAATCGAGCCGCCTCGCCCAGGGCGGCCCGCAGGACCTCCGGGTCGGTGGCCAGGTCCGCGTCGCCCGGCGGCAGGAGCCAGTCGGAGCCCTCGACGGGGGGCTCGGGGTCGGGGGCGAGGTGCAGGCCTCGGCCGTTGGTCTCCGTGCAGGTGCTGCCCGGCAGGTCCCAGGCCGCTGCCGTGCCCGGCGGTACCAGGAAGCCGAGTGTGTCGTCGCCGTCGTCGTGCAGGACGGGGCCGACCCCGTCGCACGCGCCGCGCCGCAGGATGTCGACCGCCTCCAGACCCTGCCGCGTCGGCACCGTCACCAGGTCGCAGGCCGAGTCCACGAACGGGGGCGCACTGCACTCCGCGCTCGGCATTCGAGGATCGACGCTCTGCCTGGTCTCCATCCCGGTCTCCACCACGGAACCCCTCCTTGGACGAGCGGGTCGGGAGTCGGGTGGCTCCCGGATCCACGGGGTTCAACGCGTTGAAGCGTCAACGGCTACGGCGGAAGTGCGCCGCAAAGGATGGCAGTTCATGGCAGATCCCGGATGAGATATCCGGTTTGTAGCCAAACCCTGCGTGGCGGGTCATGCACAGCAGGTACGTTCTTGCCCGCTGGAAACAGGGCGTCACTCAACAAGTCACCCTGAATCCGGCATGGTTCGACGGTTCGCACGAGAGGACCCGGCCATGGCGTCGTCAATGGTGACCCCGTCCCCGTTCCCCCAACCACCGAGACCCAATCTCGCCTTCCGGCGGCTGCGCGGACAGCGCTCACCGGCGGAGTTCGCCGCGGCCGTACGCCGGTCCGCGCGGGAGATCGGCGAGCGGGTGAGCTGCGACGCGCGCTACGTGGGCCGCGTCGAGGCCGGTGAGATCCGTTGTCCCAACTACGCGTACGAACGGGTGTTCCTGCACATGTTCCCCGGCCGCACGCTCGCCGACCTCGGCTTCGCCCCCCGCTCGTCCGTGCGCGGACGCGGGGCGCGCACCGCCGAGGACACGCCCCCGACGCACCCCACAAGCCCGGCGTACACCACGGATGAGGCAGCCGGGACGGGTGAGACGCAGGGGGTGTACGAGCCGTATGACACGCAGAACCCGTACGACACGCACGAGAACCCACAGAACCACGAGGAGAGCGACGTGCTGCGTCGCGCATTCATGAGGGGCGGCACCGTCACGGTGGCCGCCGGCACGCTGGGCCCCCTGGGGCTCACTTTGGACGCCGTGGCAGCGGAACGTTCCGTCCGCCGCCCCGGTACGAGCGAGGCGGGCGCCCTGGAAGAGGCCGTCCGCA from Streptomyces sp. NBC_01478 includes the following:
- a CDS encoding HAMP domain-containing sensor histidine kinase — its product is MRWALVRVCLAIAAMVVVAFAVPLGLVIKEMARDRAFSNAEREAAAVAPALSITTDRDQLEKVVASAGADSGMAVHIPAGEGKAALDIGRQRAADKDIATIRKLGRASTTEVPGGSVLLQPVALSSGEISVVEVYVPESEVSNGVGTAWAVLAGVGLALIVGSVAVADRLGVRMVQPAQRLVEGAQELGEGKLGARVPEEGPTELRLAAVAFNSMADQVVQLLANERELAADLSHRLRTPLTVLRLNAASLGDGPAAEQTRTAVAQLEREVDTIIRTAREAKPQTVAAGPGAGCDAAEVVRERMRFWSALAEDEGRKVRVAGVERPVRIPVARADLVASLDALLGNVFRHTPEGTAFAVDVHNSEDAVIVLVSDAGSGIRDPEAAMARGRGSGSDGSTGLGLDIVRRLAESTGGDVRIGSSMLGGTEVRIWIQLDGREPERKGHRGAVRRRRRGRLVSTFNRSRSLP
- a CDS encoding response regulator transcription factor codes for the protein MASVLVVEDDQFVRSALIRHLTDAAHTVRSVGTALEALREVAHFRFDVVILDLGLPDLDGSEALKMLRGITDVPVIIATARDDETEIVRLLNAGADDYLTKPFSVDHLSARMSAVLRRSRAATGEAPPSTVLRVGGLTVDPLRRQADLDGVRLDLTRREFDLLAFLAGRPGVVVPRKELLAEVWQQSYGDDQTIDVHLSWLRRKLGETAARPRYLHTLRGVGVKLEPPGAESQR
- a CDS encoding spermidine synthase gives rise to the protein MGKSRTPRRAAGTAEAVVEAVDGGLAELIPDRERARAWTLLIDGAPQSYVDLDDPAYLSFEYQRRLGHVIDLAAPAGKPIQAVHLGGGALTLARYVAATRPRSTQQVVEFDAALVQLVRRELPLDPNARIRVRSVDARAGLAKVPEGWADLVVADVFSGARTPAHLTSTEFLDEVRRALKPGGIYAANLADGPPLAHLRGQIATVAARFAERALIADPTVLRGKRFGNAVLVASDHPLPLAELTRRAASDPHPGRLQHGRELTDFTGGAVPVTDAAAVASPAPPPSVFR